In Francisella orientalis FNO12, the sequence TTTCATGTATACAGGCATTTACAACAGCCTCATCAATACTTAAAGCTAGATTATGTTCTCTTTTAATATAGTGCATTTTAATTGAATATAAACCATACATTATTATCAATATGGCAATTATTACAATCCAAACACCCTCAAAGAATTTACTTTCAATAATAGTAATCAACACAACAAATGTTGCTACACATCCAAAAGCATTAATAAAGGCTCTTAAGCCCCAACTCTTATAAATACGCTTATTTTTATACCAGTATTTAACTAAACCTGCTTGGCAAAGAGTAAACGCAATAAAAACACCAAATGCATATAAAGGGATTAATCTACTAACTTTAGCATCAAAAATAATGACTAAAATAGCTGATAAAACTGTCAAAATAAGAATACCATTTCTAAAAGCAAATCTATCACCTAGACGCTGAAGCTGTTCAGGTAGATAATTATCTTTACTCATAATTGCAGCAAGAATAGGAAACCCTGTAAAGCATGTATTAGCAGCCATAAGCAAAATCAAACATGTTGATGCTTGTAAAAAGTAATAAAAAAATCCATTTCCTAAAACTTGGTGAGCCACTTGAGATAGAACGCTTTCAGAGAAATTAGGAAGTATCTGTGTCTTTGCAGCAATAAAGGTAACACCAGCAAACATCACGATAGATAAGAAAACCATCAGTAATAGCCCAACAATAGCCTTAGATAGTCCTGGTGACTTATAAGCAGAAACACCATTAGCATAAGACTCTATACCAGTCAAAGCTGAACTTCCCGAAGAAAAAGCTCTAAGAACTAGTGTTATTGTCAACACACCCATCGATGCTTGCATTTGATTAAGATAGTCTTCTTTATAGCTAAAAGTCTCTAGAGTGCCATGATTATACTGATATATGCCCACTATTATCATCACAATTATTGACACAATAAACATATAAGTTGGCCACACAAAGATTTTTGCTGTAGATTTTACCCCTCTTAAATTCATAACCATCAAAAATACTAAGAAACATAAGGCTAACTTAGTACTATAATTCTCTAATCCTGGAAATGCTGAACTAATAGCTACTGCAGCTGTTGAAACAGAAA encodes:
- a CDS encoding APC family permease → MKIKNLIFGSPIPNAKQQDQKIGLFAGFAILSSNALSSVSYATGEVFIVLATVGAAAVSQYSIGVSVMVILLMLLMGFSYAQVIKAHPEGGGSYSIVKAHFSERLVLLTSASLIIDYILTVAVSVSTAAVAISSAFPGLENYSTKLALCFLVFLMVMNLRGVKSTAKIFVWPTYMFIVSIIVMIIVGIYQYNHGTLETFSYKEDYLNQMQASMGVLTITLVLRAFSSGSSALTGIESYANGVSAYKSPGLSKAIVGLLLMVFLSIVMFAGVTFIAAKTQILPNFSESVLSQVAHQVLGNGFFYYFLQASTCLILLMAANTCFTGFPILAAIMSKDNYLPEQLQRLGDRFAFRNGILILTVLSAILVIIFDAKVSRLIPLYAFGVFIAFTLCQAGLVKYWYKNKRIYKSWGLRAFINAFGCVATFVVLITIIESKFFEGVWIVIIAILIIMYGLYSIKMHYIKREHNLALSIDEAVVNACIHENLKPKIVILISRIHRGTIDALTLARNISDDITPVFVSANEKKIEKIKTEWKNLAFKEKLLVMRPVYNSFITPVLQILHKNDLRDPEKGYSVVIIPEVVNTKWWHFLLHNQNSRMVKLAIATMDKKDNKTATRVVISVPYKAE